The segment TACCGCCACGCCGTGTACTACACGGCATCGGAGGGGGTGCCGCACCTGTGAGCACCGCCGATGCCGCCGCGCACGTCACGGTCGAATCGCTCCGGCTGAGCGCAGAGCTCGCCGGATCGGACTCGCGCGCCCCGTCGGCCGATGTCGCCGCATACGCGCTGCGGCTGGGCGATGACGCCCTCATCCTGTCGCAGCAGCTGGGCGCGTGGATCTCGCGCGCCCCCGAGATCGAGGAGGACGTGGCCCTGGGCAACATCGCGCTCGACCTGCTCGGGCACGCCAGGGCGCTGCTGCGATACGCCGGTTCGTGGGACGGACGCACCGAAGACGATCTGGCCTACTTCCGCGACGAAGCAGAATTCCGCAGCTGCTGGCTCGTCGAGCAGCCCAACGGCGGTTTCGCCCAGACCATCGCGCGGCAGTTCGTCGCAGCGACCTTCATGGTCGAGCTCTACGCCCGACTGCGCACGAGCACGGATGCCACCCTCGCCGCCATCGCCGAGAAAGCCGCGAAAGAGGTCGACTACCACCGCGACCATGCCGTGCAATGGGTGCTGCGGCTCGCCGGCGGCACCGCGAAGTCGCGGCGACGGATGCTGCGCGCGCTGAACGACGTCTGGCCGTACGTCGACGAGCTGTTCCGCGACGATGCGCTCATCGACCGCCTCGACGGCACAGCCGTTCGCCCGTCCGAGCTGCGCGACGGGTTCGACACCGTCGTCTCGACCGTGCTCGGTGAGGCCGGGGTTCCCGTGCCCGACGTGCACCCCTCCGCCGCGGGCGGACGCAACGGTGAGCATTCCGTCTGGTTGTCGGGCATCCTCGCCGAGATGCAGGTGCTCGCCCGCCGCCACCCGGGAGCGCGCTGGTGACCGCGCCCGCCGCCATCGGCCGCCGCACCGCCCCCGGCGAGCCCTGCTCCGAACCTCGTGCCGACCGGGCCCGGAAGGTCGCGGCGCGCATCGTCGACCCGGAGATCCCCGTGCTCACGATCGACGATCTCGGCATCCTGCGCACGGTCGAGGTCGACGGCGACTGCGTGCGGGTCGACATCACCCCCACCTACAGCGGCTGCCCCGCCATCGACGCCATCCGCGACGACCTCGTGCTCGCCCTCACGGCGGCCGGCTACGCCGAGGTCGACGTGCGCCTCGTGCTCTCCCCCGCGTGGAGCACCGACTGGATCAGCGAGAAGGGCCGGCGCGCCCTGACCGCGTACGGCATCGCCCCGCCCACCGGGCGCCGCGCGGCGTCCGGTCCGATCCCGCTGCGGTTGTCGGTGCGCTGCCCGCGATGCGGCTCGCTCGACACGCGCGAGCTCTCGCGCTTCGGCTCCACAGCGTGCAAGGCGCTGTACTCCTGTGGCGCATGTCAGGAGCCGTTCGACCACTTCAAGGCGTTCTGATGAGCCTGTTCCGCCCGCCGATCGCCGCGCCGCTCGCCCGTTCCACGGCTCTCGGCGCCGCGACCCGCAGCTCCGCGACGGACGGCTCCGCGGAGTCGCCCCCGCGCCGCCGCGCCCGGTTCCACTCCCTCGCCGTCAGCCACGTGCGTCCGCTCACCGACGCCGCGATCGAGGTCTCGTTCGCCGTGCCGCCCGAGCTCGCCGACGACTACGACTACCGTCCCGGCCAGTACGTCGCGCTGCGCACGAGCCTCGACGGCGCCGAGGTGCGCCGCTCGTACTCGCTCTGCCGCCCTCCCGAGCACCGGGTCGACGGCTCGGCGGTGCTGAGCATCGCCGTCAAACGCGACGAGGGCGGCGTGTTCTCGACGTGGGCGCAGACCGGGCTCGTCGCGGGCACCCGGATCGACGTGATGAGCCCCCAGGGCACGTTCGTCTCCGCGCTCGAACGGCTCGACGGCGCGCACGTCGTCGGCATCGCGGCGGGCTCGGGGATCACCCCGCTCATGGCGCTCGCCCGCGACCTGCTCGCGGCATGCGAGTCGACCCGGTTCACCCTGCTCTACACCAACCGCGCCACGAGCGACGTGATGTTCCTCGACGATCTGTCCGACCTCAAAGACCGCTATCCGACCCGGCTCGTGCTGCATCACGTGCTTTCTCGCGAGCAGCGCACGGTGCCGGTGCTGTCCGGCCGCATCGACGAGAAGAAGCTGCGCATGATCCTCGCCGCGCTCATCCCGCCCGCCACGGTCGACGAGTGGTTCCTGTGCGGGCCGTATCCGCTGGTCGCGCTGTGCCGGCGTGTGCTCGCCGACCAGGGCGTGACCCGCGAGAACGTGCGGTTCGAGCTCTTCACGACGCCGGACTCGCCCACGACGTTGAACGCGCGCGGACAGCGGCCCACCGCGCCTCGTGCCGATGGCCCGAGCCGTCGCATCGAGCTCACCCTCGACGGGGTCTCATCCCTCGTGCGGAGCCCCGTGGATGCGCACGAGAGCGTGCTCGACGCGGCCCTGCGCGTGCGCCCCGATGCACCGTTCGCGTGTGCCGGAGGCGTATGCGGCACGTGCCGCGCCCGCCTCATCGAGGGCGACGTCGTCATGGCCGAGAACTACGCGCTCGAGCCCGACGAGATCGAACGCGGGTATGTACTCACCTGCCAGTCCCACCCCACCACCGAGCGGATCGTCGTCGACTACGACGGATGATCGGAGAGTGAGCGGCCATGATCGAGCTGACGATCGCCGACGACGTCGCCGACGTCGTGCTGAACGCGCCGGACAAGCGGAACGCCCTCGACGCCGAGGCACTGCGCGAGCTGGATGCCGCATACGCCGAGGCGGAGCAGGTGCGCGTGCGCGCCCTCGTGCTGCACGGCGAGGGCCCGTCGTTCTGCGCGGGCCGCGACATCGCCGGGGTGGATCCGGCCACCGACAACGTGCCGGGCTACCTCGACGGACTGCTCACGCCGCTGCTGCGACGCATGTCGGCCTTCCCCGCCCCCACCTTCGCCGCCGCGCACGGCGCGTGCCTGGGCGTGGGGCTCGGGCTGCTCATCGCGACGGATGTGGTGTACATCGCCGAGTCGGCGAAGATCGGCTCGCCGTTCGCGGCGCTGGGAGCGCTTCTCGACTCGGGCGGTCACGCCCTGTTCGTCGACCGGCTGGGCGCGCACCGCACCCTCGACCTCGTCTACACCGGGCGGCTGCTCACCGGCGCCGAGGCCGTCGCGGCGGGTCTTTTCTCGCGAGCGCTCCCGGACGACGAGGTGCTCGAAGCGACGCACGCCGCGGCGACGGCTGCAGCCCACGGGCCCACCCAGGCGTTCCTGGCGAGCAAGGCGCTCGTGACGCGCATCCGCGACGAGCGCCTCGCGCTGTGGGAGTCGATGGCCGTCGAGAACGCCGTGCAGGAGGCGCTGCGCGGCACCGCCGACTACCGGGAGGGCTTCGCCGCGTTCGCGCAGAAGCGCGCACCGCGGTTCACCGGGCTGTGATGCCGCGGGTCGACCCGCGACATGGGCTCATGCCGTGGGCGGCAGACCCAGATCCTCTTCGCGCACCGTGCCCCGGTAAGACCACGGGAAGTTGATCCACAGCGGGGTGTCCTTCCACGCGTAGTCGGGCTGGATGACCGTGCCCGGCTTCGTGTAGATCGTCACCGAGCGCACATCGGCGCCGCGTCCGCGCAGCAGATCGACGGCCAGGGCGAGGGTGCGCCCCGAATCGGCCACGTCGTCGACGAGCAGCACGCGACGTCCGTTCAGGTACTCCATGTCGAGTTCGGGAGGCAGCACCTCGGGCGCGTCGAGCACCGTGCCGATACCGGTGTAGAACTCCACGTTGATCGCACCGCAGTTCTTCGCCCCGAGCCCGTAGGCGATGGCGCCGGCCGGCAGCAGCCCTCCACGCGCGATGGCCACGACCACCTCCGGCACGAAGCCGCTGTCGAGAATCCGCCGTGCGAGGTCGCGCGTGGCCACCCCGAACCCATCCCACGTGAGCGTCTCGCGCCCGTCGTCTGCATCCGTCATCCCCTCATTCTCACCCATCCGCATCGCCGTCCCCGTCGCCGGCGCAGGCGCAGCGGTGCAGGCATCGACGCGGCGGTAGACTGGGGCCGTCCGGCGGTCGTGCACACACCGCCGCCGGTGCCCGAAAAAGGGGCACGCAGCCTGCGATGCCGCAGCGCGTCGCGCGAGACACATACGGAACACCACTCCTTCGTCTCGAAAGGCACGTTCATGCCGACCGTCTCCGCGCACGTCGCGCTCACCCTCGCCCAGCACGTCGACCACGTCTTCGGCCTCATGGGCAACGGCAACGCCTATTTCCTCGACGCGCTGTCCACCCAGACCGACGCCTTGTTCACCGCCGTGCGCCACGAGCAGGGCGCGGTCGTCGCCGCCGATGCGCACTACCGCGCCTCGGGGCGCATCGCCGCAGCCACCGCCACCTACGGCGCCGGGTTCACGAACACGCTCACGGCGCTCGCCGAGTCGGTGCAGGCGCGCATCCCGCTCGTGCTCGTCGTGGGCGACGAGCCGACCTCGGGCCCGCGCCCGTGGGATGTCGACCAGATCGCGCTCGCCTCGGCGGTGGGCGCGCGCACCTATACGACGGGGCGCGCGGATGCCGCGGCCACCACCGTCATCGCGATCGAGCATGCTCTCACCTACCGGGTTCCCGTCGTGCTCGCGATCCCGTACGACGTCGCGGCGCTCGAGGCCGGCGTCGTGCCCGAGGCGCCCGCGCCGCGCGTTCCCGTGGCGCTCGCCCCCGCGGGCGAGTTCGCCGACGGGATGCTCGACGAGATCGCTGCAGCGCTGCGCGGCGCCGAGCGTCCGTTCCTGCTCGCCGGGCGCGGGGCGTGGC is part of the Microbacterium pseudoresistens genome and harbors:
- the paaD gene encoding 1,2-phenylacetyl-CoA epoxidase subunit PaaD yields the protein MGRRTAPGEPCSEPRADRARKVAARIVDPEIPVLTIDDLGILRTVEVDGDCVRVDITPTYSGCPAIDAIRDDLVLALTAAGYAEVDVRLVLSPAWSTDWISEKGRRALTAYGIAPPTGRRAASGPIPLRLSVRCPRCGSLDTRELSRFGSTACKALYSCGACQEPFDHFKAF
- a CDS encoding phosphoribosyltransferase, producing MTDADDGRETLTWDGFGVATRDLARRILDSGFVPEVVVAIARGGLLPAGAIAYGLGAKNCGAINVEFYTGIGTVLDAPEVLPPELDMEYLNGRRVLLVDDVADSGRTLALAVDLLRGRGADVRSVTIYTKPGTVIQPDYAWKDTPLWINFPWSYRGTVREEDLGLPPTA
- the paaE gene encoding 1,2-phenylacetyl-CoA epoxidase subunit PaaE, which produces MSLFRPPIAAPLARSTALGAATRSSATDGSAESPPRRRARFHSLAVSHVRPLTDAAIEVSFAVPPELADDYDYRPGQYVALRTSLDGAEVRRSYSLCRPPEHRVDGSAVLSIAVKRDEGGVFSTWAQTGLVAGTRIDVMSPQGTFVSALERLDGAHVVGIAAGSGITPLMALARDLLAACESTRFTLLYTNRATSDVMFLDDLSDLKDRYPTRLVLHHVLSREQRTVPVLSGRIDEKKLRMILAALIPPATVDEWFLCGPYPLVALCRRVLADQGVTRENVRFELFTTPDSPTTLNARGQRPTAPRADGPSRRIELTLDGVSSLVRSPVDAHESVLDAALRVRPDAPFACAGGVCGTCRARLIEGDVVMAENYALEPDEIERGYVLTCQSHPTTERIVVDYDG
- a CDS encoding enoyl-CoA hydratase/isomerase family protein, coding for MIELTIADDVADVVLNAPDKRNALDAEALRELDAAYAEAEQVRVRALVLHGEGPSFCAGRDIAGVDPATDNVPGYLDGLLTPLLRRMSAFPAPTFAAAHGACLGVGLGLLIATDVVYIAESAKIGSPFAALGALLDSGGHALFVDRLGAHRTLDLVYTGRLLTGAEAVAAGLFSRALPDDEVLEATHAAATAAAHGPTQAFLASKALVTRIRDERLALWESMAVENAVQEALRGTADYREGFAAFAQKRAPRFTGL
- the paaC gene encoding 1,2-phenylacetyl-CoA epoxidase subunit PaaC produces the protein MSTADAAAHVTVESLRLSAELAGSDSRAPSADVAAYALRLGDDALILSQQLGAWISRAPEIEEDVALGNIALDLLGHARALLRYAGSWDGRTEDDLAYFRDEAEFRSCWLVEQPNGGFAQTIARQFVAATFMVELYARLRTSTDATLAAIAEKAAKEVDYHRDHAVQWVLRLAGGTAKSRRRMLRALNDVWPYVDELFRDDALIDRLDGTAVRPSELRDGFDTVVSTVLGEAGVPVPDVHPSAAGGRNGEHSVWLSGILAEMQVLARRHPGARW